Proteins co-encoded in one Candidatus Kapaibacterium sp. genomic window:
- a CDS encoding lipoate--protein ligase family protein has translation MALQKLLATPELLALFGEPVECRSDGACPPRDNMQQDWERLLACASSCDTPPLLRFYAWQPWAISLGLHQPDQIADKERCRERGIEIVRRPTGGRAILHAEEVTYAVVVRLSSQRTPQYIYRIVHERIATALQQLTGKPIQLAPASADFRRLWSRPSGVACFNSSARWELSYAGRKLVGSAQRIVNGVLLQHGSILLGPAHLSIAELLRFNSEADREAFRQALAAHSISLQQLCGHHLPYDSVVAVLWESFCGAPYEEP, from the coding sequence ATGGCACTGCAGAAGCTCCTGGCTACACCTGAACTGCTGGCCCTCTTCGGCGAGCCCGTAGAGTGCCGTTCCGACGGAGCCTGCCCACCACGAGACAACATGCAGCAAGACTGGGAGCGCCTCTTAGCATGCGCCTCCTCCTGTGATACTCCCCCTCTCCTACGGTTCTACGCATGGCAGCCGTGGGCTATCTCGTTGGGTCTCCACCAGCCAGACCAGATCGCAGACAAAGAGCGCTGCCGAGAACGAGGGATTGAGATTGTCCGTCGCCCCACGGGTGGGCGAGCTATCCTCCACGCGGAAGAAGTGACTTATGCCGTTGTCGTCCGGCTCTCATCCCAGCGGACACCGCAGTACATCTACCGCATCGTCCACGAACGGATTGCTACAGCACTACAGCAACTTACGGGAAAGCCCATCCAGCTTGCTCCAGCGAGCGCTGACTTCCGCCGGCTCTGGAGCCGACCTTCTGGAGTAGCCTGCTTCAACAGCTCCGCCCGCTGGGAGCTCAGCTACGCTGGACGCAAGCTCGTTGGCAGCGCTCAGCGAATTGTCAACGGTGTCCTACTCCAGCATGGCTCCATTCTGCTTGGGCCAGCGCATCTCTCGATAGCGGAGCTCCTACGCTTCAACTCCGAAGCTGACCGTGAAGCATTCCGGCAAGCACTGGCAGCCCACAGCATCTCGCTCCAGCAACTCTGCGGACACCACTTGCCGTACGATAGCGTAGTAGCAGTCCTGTGGGAAAGCTTCTGTGGGGCTCCCTACGAAGAGCCCTAA